The region TACGTGCTGATGACGCTCGAGGCGTGGCGACACGTGCTGCGCGATCTCGGCGCCCGGCTGACGTTCCGCTCGGCGATCCCGCTGTTCGGCGTGAGCCAGCTCGGCAAGTACATCCCCGGGGGCGTCTGGAACATCGCCGCCGCCGCGGAGCTCGGCACCGCGCACGGCATTCCGCGACGACACTCGGTCGCGGCGATGTCGCTCGCCCTGCTGGTCTCGATCATCTCGGGCACCGCGGTGGGTGCGCTGGGCTTCCTGGTCTCGCCCGCGCCGCTGTTCGCCCAGTGGGGTTGGGTGCTGTGGGTCGGCATCCCCCTGCTCGTGCTCCTCGTGCCTCCGGTGATGAACCGGCTGATCGCGTTCGCCTGGCGCCTGGCGCGTCTCGAGCCGCTCGAGACGGCGGTGTCCACGCGGGGCGTGGCACTCGTCACCGGCTGGTCGGTGCTCGCCTGGATCGTCGCCGGCGGCTCGGTCGCGATCCTCGCGATCGGCATGGGGGCACCGGCGACCTGGCTGACCCTTGCCCAGTGCGTCGGCGGCTACGCGCTCGCCTGGGTCGCGGGATTCCTGTTCGTCATCGCTCCTGCGGGCGTCGGCGTGCGCGAGGTCGTGCTCGCCGCGTGCCTCGCGGGCACCGTCGATCAGGGCGCCGTCGCCGCGATCGTGCTCCTCAGCCGCCTGCTGCTCACCGCGGTCGATCTCGGGCTCGCGGGCATCGGCGCGATCGACACCCGCATCGTCGCCCGGCGCGAGGGCAGGGACGGCGCCGGGGCCTGACCGCCCCTGCGGGCGGCGGCACCGTTCGCGGTCAGCGCGGCGCCGCGCTCACCTCGGGGTGACGGCCTCGGGGCGTTCCGCGTCGCCCGCAGTGCCCGCGTCGTCGGCGCGCTCTGGGTCGTCGGTGCGCTCCGCGTCGCCCTCGGCGTCGGTGCGCTCCGCGTCGCCCTCGGCGTCGGTGCGCTCCGCGTCGCCGTGGTCATCCGCGCGGCGACGGCGCAGACCGGTGACGATCACCACCCCGGCGACGACGACCAGCGACAGTCCGCTGACCGCGGCACCGGCGACCACGCCGACCCCGGTGTAGGTGAACGCGACCTCGTGCGTTCCGGCCGGCACGTACACGGCGCTCATGGCGTGATCGGCCTCGACGATCTCGGCGGGTTCGCCGTCGACCGTCACCCGCCAGCCGCGATGCATCCAGTCGGCCACGACGAGGTGGCCGCCCGTCTCGGCATCCACCGTCACGTCGATCGCGTCTCCGGTGTCGGCCGTCACCTCGAGCTCAGCGTCTCCGCCGTCGCCGGCGCCCGCCCCGTCGGCGGAGAGGACCACGGTGTCTCGGTCGAGCGCGGGGTCGGCGAGCAGGGCCAGCCGGGCCTGCGCGTCCTCCTCCACGACACTCGAGCCGGCCCAGCGGATGCGGGGCAAGGCGCTCTCGCGCGTCCACACGGTGCCGTGCGAGTCGGCGTAGACCATCTGCAGGCCGTCGTCGGTCGGAACGGTGACGCCGACATCGACCGCACCCGAGGAATCCGCCGCGAGACCGACCGGCACCGAGGCGGTCAGGCGCAGCGTCAGGTCGCCGCTCGGCAGATCCTCTCCGGCGACGGCGAACGTCAGAGGTCCGGGGTTGAGGTGGCTGCGCGCAGCCTCGCCGGTCGCGACGACCGCGCCCGCGGCGTCGACGACCTCGGCGGTGACCGTGAGCCCCTCGGTCTGCGGCGGCACGGCGTCGACGACCGTGATGGTGACGGCACGGATGCCGGGCGCGCTGAGCGGCACCTCGATGGCGGTGCCGGCGGCGACCTGAACCGTCCCGCCACCGGCGGCCGGGGCGGCCCACGCACCGCCCGACGGGGTCTGGATCTCGCCGGGCACGATCGTGTCGAACGACGTCGTCCAGGCCGCCGCCCCGAGGCGGTCGAGCAGGGCGGTCTGCGCCGCTGTCTCTGTGCCCGGGAAGGTGAGCGTCGGGTTGGTCGGCGACTGACCCGCGCCGAACGCGCCGAGCTGGAGCGCTTCGAGGTACTCGCGCCAGGTGGTCGGCTGGAACGAGTGGGCGGTCGCGGAGCGCACGCCGTACGCGGCGGCGGTCGACCCCATGAACGAGCCCGACGTCAGCACGCGGTCGGCGCCGATCTCATCGTCGATCCGGTCGATGAGCGCGAGTTCGGGGTAGAAGTCGTCGACGTCATTGAGAGGCCAGTAGTTCGACACCGAAGTGCTCATCTGCAGCGCCGCGAGCAGCGCGACGCCGGCGAACGCCGCCGTCCGCACCGCGCGACGCCGGAACCAGACGACCGCCACGCCCGCGAGGGCGATGATCAGCAGCGCCGGCACGGCGTCGAGCGCGAGGGTGCGCGTGGAGAGGTCGGGGTAGAGCCACCAGATCAGCACGGTCAGCGCGCCGAACCCGAGGAGGGCGACCGCGGTGATGACCAGCAGACGCTTGCGTGTCGCCTCGGCCGCGGTGAAGATCCGCTCCACGCCGATCGCCGCGAGGGCGCACGCGAAGAGGCACACGATGTCGCGGAGACGCCCGGAGTTGTTGCCGCTGAAGACCGGCAGCCCCGAGAGCCAGGCGGTCCACCATCCCTGGTACCAGACGACCGCCGCGGCGAGGAGCGCTCCGACGGCGAGGAAGGGCACGACAGCCTTGGCCTGGTGAGCGAGTCGCGGGGTCAGCACCGCGACCGCCGCGAAGAACACGGCGCCCATGCCGAGGAAGGCGTAGGCCTCGATCGGGTTGGTGTCGGGCCCGTAACCCAGGTCGAACAGCGACCCGGGGAAGAACATCGACATGAACGAGCTCAGCGGCTGCTGCGAGAAGAACTGGCCGCTGCGCACCGAGAGGTCGGTGTCGGCGAGCCCGAACGCGAGCGGCAGCACCTGCACCGCCGAGAGCGCGACACCGAGGATCACCGCGCCCACGCCCGCGGCGAAGAGCTTGAATCCGGCGACGCCGGGGTGTGCGGCGCGATCGGCGATCAGACGCACGATGAAGTAGAGGCCACCGGCGTACAGCGCATGGCCCGCGGCCGCAGGGAAGCCGCCGAGGAGCAGCAATGCCACGACGACGGCGATCGGCAGAGCCGATCTGAGGGTCTTGCGGGCGATGAAGCGCTCGATCGCCCAGAACAGCGCCGGCATCATCGCGGCCACCGAGGCCTGCGCCGACCACGTCGCCCAGCCCACGAAGAAGCCCGAGCCGCAGTAGAAGACACCGGCGAGGAGGCTGGCGGGGCGACCCAGACCGATGCGCCGCATCCACAGGTACATGCCGCCCATGGCGAGCGCAATCTCGACGAGCTTGACGAACCCGGTCGCGTACACCGTGGGGAGCGCGAGGAACCAGATCGTCGACAGCGTCAGCGTCGGCGTGTTGGTGCTCGCGAGCAGCTCCGTGCCGGGACCGGCGAGACTCGACCACAGCGCCCAGTCGCCCTCCGCGAGACGCTCGCGGATCTGGATGTACGACGGGATCAGCGAGTCGATGCTGTCGCCGAGGAACGGGTTCATGACCGGCGCCTTCGGGCCGCCGTTCCACCACGGCGCCACCGACATCAGCCGGTCCATCGCCGAGAAGGTCTTCGCGCCCACGAGCGCCGGACCGAGGTGGACCGTCAGGACCGCGATCAGTCCGGCCAGCACCGCGGCGATGCCGATCGCCTCGGGGCGGCGCCACCAGCGGCGGCGCACGGCGGCGTCGGGACCGTCGGGCGGCACGCCCGGCGTCGACGGCTCGGTCGCGTCGGTCGCGCCGTCGGAGTCAGGGGTCGGATGCCCCGGCGCGGTCGCGCTCGATTTCTGCGTGGCCTGCGGCACGTCGTCCTCCCGCTCGGACCACGCGCGCAACGCCGTGGCTCACTACCGACCGCAAGTCTACCGAGGGCCTCCCCCGGCGCGACGCAGGAGCGGCAGAGACGCGGCGGGTAGGATCCTCGGGACCGACCGGCGGCCGTGAGCCGCCCCGTGAGAGATGCCGGGTGCACCTGTGACGACCGACTCCCCCGCTGCGCCGCGCGCCGGCGCGCGAACGCGCGTGCTGCTGATCACGGGCGACCTCATCGGCGTGCGGATGGCAGGCCCCGCCATCCGCGTCTGGAACTTCGCCGACCAGCTCGCCGACACCTGCAACGTGCGGATCGTGTCGTGGGCGAAGATCGAGCGCACCTCCGATCGGTTCGGGCTGCACTTCGTGCACGAGACCGATGACGCCGCGATGCAGGTGCACGAGCGGTGGGCCGACGTGATCGTGGTGCAGGGCATCGCGCTGCGCATCTTCCCGTGCGTCGCCGCGACGGACCGCATCGTCGTCGCCGACCTCTACGACCCGTTCCACCTCGAGCAGCTCGAGCAGAACAAGCACATGCCGCCCGTGGAGTGGGAGGAGGAGGTCAGCAAGGCCGTCTCGCTCCTGAACGAGCAGCTCGAGCGCGCCGACACGATGATCTGCGCCTCCGAGCGTCAGCAGACCCTGTGGCTCGGGGCGCTCTCCGCTCTCGGCCGCGTGAACCCCCTCACCTACACCGCCGACCCGACCTTCGACGCTTTCGTGCGCGTGGTGCCGTTCGGCCTCCCCGAGGACGAGCCGGTGCAGACCCGGCACGCGCTCAAGGGCACGGTGCCCGGGATCGGCGCCGACGACAAGGTGCTCATCTGGGGCGGCGGCATCTACGAGTGGTTCGACCCGGTGACGCTCGTCGAGGCGATGGCCCTCGTCGTCGACGACCATCCCGACGTGAAGCTGTTCTTCATGAGCGCGCGCCATTTCAACCCCGACGTGCCCGAGATGAAGGTGCTCGGCGACACCATCGCCGCCGCCGACGCCCACGGACTCACCGATCGGAACGTGTTCTTCAACGACACGTGGGTCGACTACGAGGACCGCGTCAACTTCCTGCTCGACTCCGACATCGGCGTCAGCACCCACCCGATCCACCTCGAGACGCGCTTCTCGTTCCGCACCCGCATCCTCGACTACCTCTGGGCGCGGCTGCCGATCATCACGACCGACGGCGACAGCTTCGCCGACCTCGTGCGCGCGAACCGTCTCGGCGCCGTGGTGCCCGCAGGCGACGCGCAGGCGCTCGCCGACGCGATCGTCTCGGTGCTCTACGACCCCGAGGTGATCGCCGCCGCAGCCACCGGTCTCGATCGCGTCCGCACCGAGTTCACGTGGGAGCGGGCCGTCGCGCCGCTGCGCGAGTTCTGCGAAGACCCGAAAGCGGCGCCCGACCGCGCCGCGGGCCGACGCGCGGCGGGCTCCGCGAGCGAGCGGTTCGCCCGCATCCTCGCGATGCCGAAGGGCCGGCGCCGCGACGCCGCACTGTTCGTGTACTACCTGCGCACCGGCGGGATCTCGCGGGTCACCGACCGTCTCGGCCACCGGCGCAGGCGTCAGCGCCGGCCCTGAGCCCGCGCCCAGGCCGGCAGTGTCGCGAGACTCGGCCGGATCACCCGGCCGAGTCGTCGGACCGCCCCGGCACCTGTTCGACCGACACGCCGGCAGCGACGGTCCCGAACGTGGTGTTGTCGGTGGTCACCGTGAACATCGCGCCCTGCATGAGCCCGTGGCTGCTCTCCTCGCTCACCCCTGCGGCATTCGCGTTCACGAAGTACTGCCCAGGTCCGAAGTGCGTCGCGTCGATCGTCAGATCCACCTGAGTCGGGCCCGAGATCGGGTCGAGCCGCACCCCGAGCACTTCGGTGTTGCTTGCGAGGGCCATGTGCCCGAGGGGCGTGTCGATACTGAAGCCGAGCTCCCAGCGCTCGATGGGGCGGAGGGCATCGACGTGCACGCGGACGGTCAGCGGATCTCCCTCGGCGACGACCTTCGTCGACTGTCCTGCAGCGTCGAGCAGCTCGATTCGCTTCACCTGGATCGGGTGCTGCGTCTGCTCCGGCGGTGCCTCGCCGACGCGGCGGCCCTCGAGCACGTCGCGCAGCGCCGAGATGGCCTGATTCGTCTCTCCGTCGAAGACCACCTCGCCATCCTTCAGGACGATACCGCGGTCGCACAGCTCGGCGACCTGCTGAGCGGAGTGACTGACGAGGATGATCGTGCGTCCCTCATCTCGGAATTGGCCGATCCGCTCCATGCACTTGCGCTGGAAGGCCTCGTCGCCGACCGCCAGCACCTCGTCGACCAGCAGGATGTCGGGATCGGTGTGCACGGCGACTGCGAACGCCAACCGCACGTACATGCCCGAGGAGTAGAACTTCACTGCGGTGTCGATGAAGTCGCCGATACCGCTGAAGGCGAGGATCGCATCGAAGCGATCATCGATCTCAGCGCGGCTGAGCCCGAGGATCGATGCGTTGAGGTAGACGTTCTCCCGACCGCTGAGGTCGGGATGGAACCCTGCCCCCAGCTCGAGGAGCGCGGCCATCCGCCCACGCGTCTCGACCGTGCCCGTCGTCGGGGCGACGATCCCGCCGATGAGCTTGAGGAGGGTGCTCTTTCCGGAGCCGTTCGCCCCGAGGAGACCGACCGTCGTTCCGGCCTCGATCGTGAGGGAGACGTCGTCGACCGCGACGAAGCGCTGCCGGTGAGCGCGGCCGAGCCTCCCCAGGTGCACGATGCGGTCCTTGAGGCTGTTGTCCTTGCGGACGACGAAGTGCTTCGTGGTGTGCGAGAGCCGAACGATGTCGGGACGCGTAGTTGAGTCTGCCATCACAGTTCCTGAGCGAAGTTGCCCTGCATGCGGATGAAGGACCGGTGCGAGAAGACGAGGAAGACGAGGCCGACGACCGTGGCGATCGCCATCCGCAGTCCCAGGTTCTCCGGGTAGTCGGCCGGTGTTCCCTCACCCCAGAAGGCCTTGTGGAATCCGAGCACTCCGATCGTGATCGGGTTGGCCGCGTAGATCTCGAGCACCCAGGACGGAAGGGAGAAGCGGGAGATCGCGTCCTGCACCATCTGCCACGAGTAGACGATGGGCGAACCCCACATCGCGAGCATCATGACCACTTCGGTGAGGTATTGGATGTCACGCAGGTAGACGTTCAGCGCCGACAGGAGGAGCCCGATCGCGAGGCCGTACACGAGGATGAGCACGACGGACGGGAAGAACCACAGCATCTGCACGGCATCCGGCAGTGCCTGCACAGCGATCGCGGCCGCGAGCAGGATCACCAGCTGCACGGTGAACATGAACCCGGCCGCTCCGATGCTCGCCAGTGGGAAGATCTCGCGGGGCAGGTAGATCTTCTTCACGAGACCGGCGTTGTTGAGGATCGATCCGGTGGCGCCGAAGACCATGTCGCTGAAGAACGCGAACAGGGTCAGGCCCGAGAACAGGTAGATCGCGAACTGGGGGATCCCCTCCGCGGCGCGGAGGAACTGGCCCAGGACGATGAAGTACATCAGGAACTGGATGAGGGGACGGATGACCGTCCACAGGAATCCGAGCACGCTGTCGCGATATCGGGCCTGCAGATCACGGCGGACCAGAAGGTTCAGCAGTTCGCCGCGGGAGAAGATCTCGCGCAGCTTCCCGCCCGGGCGCCCGGCATGCAGCCCATCGGAGTCGATGATCGCGAACGGCTCTGCCGCGAGTCGCTCATACCGTGCTGAGTTGTCCAAGGCCTATCCGTCTTTCTGGTCGCCCGCGGCGCCCGTATCGGGCGCTGGAGCAGTGGAGATGATCGGGTTCATCTGCGTTCGCCGCCTCATCAGGTTCGAGAGAGCGACGCGCGGGTGCCGGATCCGCCGCGCCCAGCGCCCGAGCGCTCGCTCCGGGGCCAGGGCGCTGCGCATCGACGCGCCCGCATTCGGGTGATTCAAACGAAGATACATTCCCACGAAGTCGCGCAGGCGCGCTTCACCCAGATAGCCGGCTCTTCGCAGGAAGTCGATCTGCTCGTAGGGGTAGCCCGGCACGGTGGGCGACAGTTCGTCGAAGTTGAACTCGAACGTCGTGTGGCTGATCGAGAGGTACTCAGCGGTGGACACGGTGCGTGTATGGAATCCACGCTCCCCCGCAGCGTACGACGGCATGCGCTCGAGGATGTGTGCGAGGCCGCCGTCCTGGTACGCCTCCGCACCGCCGAACTGCTCATATCTCCATTCGTGCTCGACGAGGACCGCCAGCGCCTCCGGACGAGCGATGTACATCGACCCGTACGGCGCGAGCGGCGAGATGTCATCGAGCGGGACACGGACGCCGAGTGCCCGCGCGAGTTCTTCGAAGCCCGGCTTGTTCGACCACCACCCGCGCCCCATCGTCGGATACCCGATGTGAATCGTGGGCGGATACACCAAGCCGAGACCCGGCTCCTTCTGGAACAGTGCGACGATGTTCGCCGCGTAGCCGGGGCTGTTGAGCAGGTTCTCGAACTGCTGGCCTTTGAAGTGCCGTCCGACGTTGAATCCGTCCTGGGGCGTCCGCTTCGAGTGGACCTTCACGACGAGGTCATAGTCACCGCCGAGCAGGACGTCACGACACTCGATCAGGAACGCGCTCTGATCCCGGCCATCGTTCGAGGGGAGCACTCGTACGTCGACCGCGCCTCGGCTGATCGGTCGCGCCTCGACGATCCGACGGATCGCCGCGGCCTTGCCCCTGTCGGGCGTCGTCACCACGAGGTCGTACCCGCCCGGGAGCATGTCGAGGTGGTCGAGGATCTCGTCGGTCATGTCGTCATAGAAGATGTGCGCGATGGCGACGATGCGCAACGGCCGCTCGGGGTCGTAGGAGACGTCGGTCTCGGGGAGCACCTCGAGCATCCCGGCGTCGGTGTTGAGCACCTTCGGTGGCACATTCCGTGCCAGGTGCTGCAGGATCAGGTCGACCGGGAATCCGTAGCCGGCGGCGGCGTCGAGGATTCGACGGCCGAACACGGCGTGACGGTCGAGGAACGGCGGGTAATCCTCGAAGGGACGCCTCCGCAGCGTCGGGAGGCCTTCGTCGAGGAGGATGTCGCTCTGCAGCACAGACGGATCGGTGACATCGCGCCCCGCGCTCCCGAAGGCGACGTCGACGGTGTGGCCGCGGTCGGTGAAGTACTCCGTGAACACGGCCTCATGCTTGAGGACCGCATCGAAATACGACGGCATCTCCGGCAGATCCCGCCAGTACTGCCCCCACGCCTCCGACAGGAACATCTCCCGCCGCACCGCGATCCAGAACGACTGCAGGTGGTACGGCAGCCGCCCCTCATTCGTGAACGGGTTCGGCACCTCCTCGGCATGATCGGTCATCCCCCAGAAATGAACCGCACGCCCCTGCATCCGCTCGAAAACCGGCCCATACGGACGCACCG is a window of Microbacterium terrae DNA encoding:
- a CDS encoding rhamnan synthesis F family protein; the encoded protein is MLVVVNGSLTDAGRAKLEPVSDEILVRENVGFDIWAHKEALDHVGAGLTEFDEVVLTNDTWFGPVRPYGPVFERMQGRAVHFWGMTDHAEEVPNPFTNEGRLPYHLQSFWIAVRREMFLSEAWGQYWRDLPEMPSYFDAVLKHEAVFTEYFTDRGHTVDVAFGSAGRDVTDPSVLQSDILLDEGLPTLRRRPFEDYPPFLDRHAVFGRRILDAAAGYGFPVDLILQHLARNVPPKVLNTDAGMLEVLPETDVSYDPERPLRIVAIAHIFYDDMTDEILDHLDMLPGGYDLVVTTPDRGKAAAIRRIVEARPISRGAVDVRVLPSNDGRDQSAFLIECRDVLLGGDYDLVVKVHSKRTPQDGFNVGRHFKGQQFENLLNSPGYAANIVALFQKEPGLGLVYPPTIHIGYPTMGRGWWSNKPGFEELARALGVRVPLDDISPLAPYGSMYIARPEALAVLVEHEWRYEQFGGAEAYQDGGLAHILERMPSYAAGERGFHTRTVSTAEYLSISHTTFEFNFDELSPTVPGYPYEQIDFLRRAGYLGEARLRDFVGMYLRLNHPNAGASMRSALAPERALGRWARRIRHPRVALSNLMRRRTQMNPIISTAPAPDTGAAGDQKDG
- a CDS encoding lysylphosphatidylglycerol synthase domain-containing protein, with the translated sequence MKRLLAVLRSPAVRWTFLAIAGASIVWFIYTNAADIGEALGRLSPWMLVAAGLASVVYVLMTLEAWRHVLRDLGARLTFRSAIPLFGVSQLGKYIPGGVWNIAAAAELGTAHGIPRRHSVAAMSLALLVSIISGTAVGALGFLVSPAPLFAQWGWVLWVGIPLLVLLVPPVMNRLIAFAWRLARLEPLETAVSTRGVALVTGWSVLAWIVAGGSVAILAIGMGAPATWLTLAQCVGGYALAWVAGFLFVIAPAGVGVREVVLAACLAGTVDQGAVAAIVLLSRLLLTAVDLGLAGIGAIDTRIVARREGRDGAGA
- a CDS encoding ABC transporter permease translates to MDNSARYERLAAEPFAIIDSDGLHAGRPGGKLREIFSRGELLNLLVRRDLQARYRDSVLGFLWTVIRPLIQFLMYFIVLGQFLRAAEGIPQFAIYLFSGLTLFAFFSDMVFGATGSILNNAGLVKKIYLPREIFPLASIGAAGFMFTVQLVILLAAAIAVQALPDAVQMLWFFPSVVLILVYGLAIGLLLSALNVYLRDIQYLTEVVMMLAMWGSPIVYSWQMVQDAISRFSLPSWVLEIYAANPITIGVLGFHKAFWGEGTPADYPENLGLRMAIATVVGLVFLVFSHRSFIRMQGNFAQEL
- a CDS encoding YfhO family protein; amino-acid sequence: MPQATQKSSATAPGHPTPDSDGATDATEPSTPGVPPDGPDAAVRRRWWRRPEAIGIAAVLAGLIAVLTVHLGPALVGAKTFSAMDRLMSVAPWWNGGPKAPVMNPFLGDSIDSLIPSYIQIRERLAEGDWALWSSLAGPGTELLASTNTPTLTLSTIWFLALPTVYATGFVKLVEIALAMGGMYLWMRRIGLGRPASLLAGVFYCGSGFFVGWATWSAQASVAAMMPALFWAIERFIARKTLRSALPIAVVVALLLLGGFPAAAGHALYAGGLYFIVRLIADRAAHPGVAGFKLFAAGVGAVILGVALSAVQVLPLAFGLADTDLSVRSGQFFSQQPLSSFMSMFFPGSLFDLGYGPDTNPIEAYAFLGMGAVFFAAVAVLTPRLAHQAKAVVPFLAVGALLAAAVVWYQGWWTAWLSGLPVFSGNNSGRLRDIVCLFACALAAIGVERIFTAAEATRKRLLVITAVALLGFGALTVLIWWLYPDLSTRTLALDAVPALLIIALAGVAVVWFRRRAVRTAAFAGVALLAALQMSTSVSNYWPLNDVDDFYPELALIDRIDDEIGADRVLTSGSFMGSTAAAYGVRSATAHSFQPTTWREYLEALQLGAFGAGQSPTNPTLTFPGTETAAQTALLDRLGAAAWTTSFDTIVPGEIQTPSGGAWAAPAAGGGTVQVAAGTAIEVPLSAPGIRAVTITVVDAVPPQTEGLTVTAEVVDAAGAVVATGEAARSHLNPGPLTFAVAGEDLPSGDLTLRLTASVPVGLAADSSGAVDVGVTVPTDDGLQMVYADSHGTVWTRESALPRIRWAGSSVVEEDAQARLALLADPALDRDTVVLSADGAGAGDGGDAELEVTADTGDAIDVTVDAETGGHLVVADWMHRGWRVTVDGEPAEIVEADHAMSAVYVPAGTHEVAFTYTGVGVVAGAAVSGLSLVVVAGVVIVTGLRRRRADDHGDAERTDAEGDAERTDAEGDAERTDDPERADDAGTAGDAERPEAVTPR
- a CDS encoding ABC transporter ATP-binding protein, which codes for MADSTTRPDIVRLSHTTKHFVVRKDNSLKDRIVHLGRLGRAHRQRFVAVDDVSLTIEAGTTVGLLGANGSGKSTLLKLIGGIVAPTTGTVETRGRMAALLELGAGFHPDLSGRENVYLNASILGLSRAEIDDRFDAILAFSGIGDFIDTAVKFYSSGMYVRLAFAVAVHTDPDILLVDEVLAVGDEAFQRKCMERIGQFRDEGRTIILVSHSAQQVAELCDRGIVLKDGEVVFDGETNQAISALRDVLEGRRVGEAPPEQTQHPIQVKRIELLDAAGQSTKVVAEGDPLTVRVHVDALRPIERWELGFSIDTPLGHMALASNTEVLGVRLDPISGPTQVDLTIDATHFGPGQYFVNANAAGVSEESSHGLMQGAMFTVTTDNTTFGTVAAGVSVEQVPGRSDDSAG
- a CDS encoding glycosyltransferase family 4 protein — protein: MTTDSPAAPRAGARTRVLLITGDLIGVRMAGPAIRVWNFADQLADTCNVRIVSWAKIERTSDRFGLHFVHETDDAAMQVHERWADVIVVQGIALRIFPCVAATDRIVVADLYDPFHLEQLEQNKHMPPVEWEEEVSKAVSLLNEQLERADTMICASERQQTLWLGALSALGRVNPLTYTADPTFDAFVRVVPFGLPEDEPVQTRHALKGTVPGIGADDKVLIWGGGIYEWFDPVTLVEAMALVVDDHPDVKLFFMSARHFNPDVPEMKVLGDTIAAADAHGLTDRNVFFNDTWVDYEDRVNFLLDSDIGVSTHPIHLETRFSFRTRILDYLWARLPIITTDGDSFADLVRANRLGAVVPAGDAQALADAIVSVLYDPEVIAAAATGLDRVRTEFTWERAVAPLREFCEDPKAAPDRAAGRRAAGSASERFARILAMPKGRRRDAALFVYYLRTGGISRVTDRLGHRRRRQRRP